A stretch of Mastacembelus armatus chromosome 1, fMasArm1.2, whole genome shotgun sequence DNA encodes these proteins:
- the hmgb2a gene encoding high mobility group protein B2a has translation MVTKQLCFLPHSIVYNSSRSKQIKRAMTKDPNKPRGKTSSYAFFVATCREEHKKKHPGTSVSFAEFSKKCSERWKTMSAKEKVKFEEMAKNDKVRYDREMKSYVPPKGAKKGKKKKDPNAPKRPPSAFFVFCSDHRPKIKEENPGISIGDIAKKLGELWATQSSKDKAPYEAKAAKLKEKYEKDIAAYRAKGGSGKSDAGKKSGPGRPAPKKAEPADDDDDDDDDDDDEEDEEDDDDDDDDD, from the exons ATGGTGACAAAACAGTTGTGCTTTCTTCCTCATTCAATCGTTTACAACTCGTCTCGCAGCAAACAG ATTAAACGAGCCATGACAAAGGACCCAAATAAGCCAAGAGGGAAAACCTCCTCCTATGCTTTCTTTGTCGCGACCTGTCGTGAAGAGCACAAAAAGAAGCACCCAGGGACAAGTGTAAGCTTTGCAGAGTTTTCCAAGAAATGCTCTGAGAGATGGAAG aCTATGTCAGCCAAGGAGAAGGTCAAGTTTGAGGAGATGGCTAAGAATGATAAGGTCCGATATGACCGAGAGATGAAATCATACGTTCCCCCTAAGGGTGCTAAGAAgggcaagaagaagaaggaccCAAATGCCCCAAAAAGACCACC CTCTGCTTTCTTTGTGTTCTGCTCTGATCACCGTCCCAAGATTAAGGAGGAGAATCCTGGTATCTCCATTGGTGACATTGCCAAGAAGCTTGGAGAGTTATGGGCTACCCAGAGTTCCAAAGACAAGGCTCCCTATGAGGCCAAGGCTGCCAAACTGAAGGAAAAATATGAGAAG GATATTGCTGCTTACCGAGCAAAAGGTGGTTCAGGGAAGAGTGATGCTGGTAAGAAGAGTGGCCCAGGCAGGCCTGCTCCCAAGAAAGCAGAACCAGccgatgatgacgatgatgatgatgacgacgatgatgatgaggaagatgaggaggacgacgatgatgatgacgatgatgactAA